Proteins from one Mycteria americana isolate JAX WOST 10 ecotype Jacksonville Zoo and Gardens chromosome 1, USCA_MyAme_1.0, whole genome shotgun sequence genomic window:
- the PPP1R3A gene encoding protein phosphatase 1 regulatory subunit 3A — protein MESFEGPSQVSRANLLEVPTVNYFSSEDEDVKPDIKHRFSPLPRRRSSASSEEEEADTPTTIARKVSFADAFGFDLVSVKEFDTWEVPNTGQNDDIEDEVFPQEEYFFSQLFTLPASQEELLQKVREQKVLLESIVFLPGITCMNGIIRVLNVSFEKLVYVRMTLNNWLSYYDILAEFMPNSCGSETDQFCFKISLVPPYQKDGAKVEFCIRYETSVGTFWANNDDKNYTLICHKKETVPKVDNKPHKEVTDRHLKGCLKTTQSSKEEILATSDDDTWNNSRTSDTNVPEIVYSQAEDKDTKPANENIKDKNAEYNQGDHEDDEKELELLVNQHFTGARGTSSRDERNLYPTEPVNFPSETERLEKRLTCIERSSDLLRHPVPISSSSENTSQEIGGELKDKVQYSLRDYNSQPSGKEVIAGLVNSGEWSLEHTGTSESLLLEKCFPGTKQNEAIDITATVSSRQGESHTDISKGETDSASGSKMMERLFISEDAADTLKGACEMRPETISPEHDESMQLNACIAGTLDGNANPAPEHQAPQMSHQTRDSLLSDADKNEGKIKMIESKVQVHLRGDLYADTFAHADVSIDSTKSQYTQKKGVGEMSGKNYNTGAGKEKKVIEVADLALIGEEEAPKPFKSYRKHAAKALNATPLPAEDNKEAPRPAEAGPPASSPGDERRAEDTREHRGFTRLKDRGKSDNTNKGRLIGKESKANPAEELWQESGSEGWWGARGNAGPRSMASTKELFTCQEAESCEKSSVSEQGITEEAEAGTAYIIKTTSESAPEKMSASEKAVIAKLPQETALSDRPTEEKETAFDTHEGRNDGSHYALCQLNTVGVLYDTEFEKESVLDIYNARVHETLQGETMSVCNSREKRAKAQPDIGNILPVEEAVKASATGKTEDLQQGLYSEVSKCPPSAQKHLYSEEAEALCREDSLVGALSYLRAEAETKMPPSGTNAVPSYHYKSSSVTSPEGSAVAGDMEHLYRHFEFKVIDKVTAESGYDLSLPNEMTCINKNLSPEAEKKEVPSTSDIVISREGRGRNIGQCFHQAGFKQEKSSRPEVLISKPTEEVGGTGSQSDRLITEGKTLNWLDDSQKESQRISDSADISNQKSEALKLPSESPGLKHIACKIFYFFFFLLFAATLYHYDLMVCLALYLFSLYWLYCEGGRNKESAKKE, from the exons ATGGAGTCTTTTGAAGGACCTAGTCAGGTTAGCAGGGCTAACTTATTAGAAGTCCCCACTGTAAATTATTTCTCTTCAGAGGACGAAGATGTTAAACCTGACATTAAACATCGTTTCTCTCCACTTCCCCGAAGGCGGAGTTCTGCTTcttcagaggaagaggaggcagataCCCCCACCACTATTGCAAGAAAAGTTTCATTTGCTGATGCATTTGGGTTTGATCTTGTGTCTGTTAAAGAGTTCGATACCTGGGAAGTTCCAAATACAGGACAAAACGATGACATAGAAGATGAAGTTTTCCCTCAGgaggaatattttttctctcaaCTGTTTACGTTACCTGCTTCACAAGAAGAACTTTTGCAAAAAGTGCGAGAGCAGAAAGTACTGTTGGAGTCAATTGTGTTCCTGCCTGGGATTACCTGTATGAACGGCATTATACGTGTCCTCAATGTATCCTTTGAAAAACTGGTGTATGTTCGAATGACGCTGAATAACTGGCTCAGTTATTACGATATCCTTGCAGAGTTCATGCCTAATTCTTGTGGTAGTGAAACTGATCAGTTCTGCTTTAAGATTTCTTTGGTGCCTCCTTACCAGAAAGATGGAGCTAAGGTGGAGTTCTGCATACGCTATGAGACATCGGTTGGTACCTTCTGGGCAAACAACGACGACAAAAATTACACGCTGATTTGTCACAAGAAAGAAACTGTGCCCAAGGTGGATAACAAACCACACAAAGAGGTTACTGATAGACATCTTAAAGGCTGCTTAAAGACGACACAAAGCAG caaagaagaaatattggcAACGTCTGACGATGACACATGGAATAATTCAAGGACTTCAG ACACAAACGTCCCAGAGATTGTTTATTCACAAGCAGAAGACAAAGACACCAAACCAGctaatgaaaatataaaagataaaaatgcagaatacAACCAGGGTGATCACGAAGATGATGAAAAAGAATTAGAGTTGCTG GTAAATCAGCACTTCACAGGAGCTAGAGGTACCTCTTCCAGAGATGAAAGGAATTTATACCCAACAGAACCAGTTAATTTTCCAAGTGAAACTGAAAGACTGGAGAAAAGGCTAACCTGTATAGAAAGAAGCAGTGACTTGCTAAGGCACCCGGTGCCTATCAGTTCCTCATCAGAAAACACTTCACAAGAGATAGGAGGAGAATTAAAAGATAAAGTTCAGTATTCCCTCAGAGATTATAATAGTCAGCCATCAGGGAAGGAAGTCATTGCTGGCTTGGTAAACAGTGGTGAGTGGTCTTTGGAACACACCGGTACCAGCGAAAGCCTTTTattggaaaaatgttttcctgggACAAAGCAGAATGAGGCTATCGATATTACGGCTACTGTCTCAAGCCGACAAGGAGAAAGCCACACAGATATTTCAAAAGGTGAGACAGATAGTGCCTCGGGAAGTAAGATGATGGAGAGGTTATTCATCAGTGAGGATGCTGCTGATACCTTGAAAGGGGCCTGTGAAATGAGACCAGAAACCATTTCTCCAGAGCATGATGAATCCATGCAATTAAATGCATGCATAGCAGGAACGCTGGATGGCAATGCTAATCCAGCTCCGGAGCACCAGGCGCCGCAAATGTCTCACCAAACTCGGGATTCATTGTTGTCAGACGCtgacaaaaatgaaggaaaaatcaaGATGATTGAAAGCAAAGTTCAGGTACATTTAAGAGGAGATTTATATGCCGACACTTTTGCACATGCTGATGTCTCAATAGATTCCACAAAAAGCCAATATACGCAAAAAAAAGGAGTTGGTGAAATGTCAGGAAAGAACTATAACACTggtgcagggaaggagaagaaagtcaTCGAAGTAGCAGACTTAGCCCTAATCGGTGAGGAGGAAGCACCCAAGCCTTTCAAGTCGTATAGAAAACACGCCGCCAAAGCGTTGAACGCAACTCCTCTGCCAGCCGAAGACAACAAAGAGGCACCCAGGCCTGCAGAGGCAGGTCCCCCGGCATCCTCGCCGGGGGACGAAAGGAGAGCTGAAGACACTCGGGAACACAGGGGATTCACGAGGTTAAAAGACAGAGGAAAGTCCGACAACACAAATAAAGGAAGACTgataggaaaggaaagcaaagcgaACCCTGCAGAAGAGTTGTGGCAAGAATCGGGTAGCGAGGGCTGGTGGGGAGCGAGGGGGAACGCAGGGCCTCGCAGTATGGCTTCCACAAAGGAGCTGTTTACCTGCCAGGAGGCAGAGAGTTGTGAAAAGTCTTCTGTCTCCGAGCAGGGTATTAcagaggaagcagaggcaggTACAGCTTATATAATTAAAACAACATCAGAAAGTGCTCCAGAAAAAATGTCTGCCAGTGAAAAAGCGGTAATTGCTAAGCTACCTCAAGAGACTGCACTAAGTGACAGGCccacagaggaaaaggaaacagcgTTTGATACACATGAAGGGAGAAATGATGGTTCACATTATGCTCTTTGTCAACTCAACACAGTGGGTGTATTATATGACACCGAATTTGAAAAGGAATCAGTTTTAGATATTTATAATGCACGCGTACATGAAACACTGCAAGGAGAAACGATGTCTGTATGCAATAGCAGGGAAAAACGTGCCAAAGCACAACCAGACATCGGCAATATTCTACCTGTAGAAGAAGCAGTAAAGGCTTCTGCTACAGGAAAGACAGAAGATTTGCAGCAGGGTTTATATTCAGAAGTATCTAAATGTCCCCCGAGTGCCCAGAAACATCTATACAGCGAGGAAGCAGAAGCGCTCTGTAGGGAAGACAGCCTTGTTGGTGCCCTTTCCTATTTACGTGCTGAAGCTGAAACAAAAATGCCACCTTCTGGTACAAATGCTGTGCCCAGTTACCATTATAAAAGCTCTTCGGTGACATCTCCTGAAGGGTCCGCTGTGGCAGGAGATATGGAGCATCTGTATAGACACTTTGAATTCAAAGTCATAGACAAGGTTACTGCTGAGTCAGGGTACGATTTAAGTCTACCGAATGAAATGACATGTATTAATAAAAACCTCTCtcctgaagctgaaaaaaaagaagtacctTCCACTTCAGACATAGTGATTTctagagaaggaagaggaaggaatatAGGTCAATGTTTCCATCAAGCAGGGTTCAAACAAGAGAAGTCATCGAGGCCAGAGGTTTTAATTAGTAAGCCTACCGAAGAAGTTGGAGGGACAGGCTCTCAATCTGACCGTTTAATAACTGAGGGGAAAACGCTAAACTGGCTTGATGACTCACAGAAGGAAAGCCAGCGCATTTCTGATTCTGCAGATATTTCTAACCAGAAGAGTGAAGCACTTAAGTTACCTAGTGAGTCTCCAGGTTTAAAACATATTGCttgcaaaatcttttatttcttcttctttcttttatttgctgcaaCACTCTACCACTATGATTTGATGGTTTGTCTTGCACTCTACCTGTTCTCCTTGTATTGGCTATACTGCGAAGGAGGAAGAAACAAGGAGTCTGCCAAGAAGGAATAA